One Zestosphaera sp. genomic region harbors:
- a CDS encoding ABC transporter permease, producing MPLSLNYLVRRVVWSLLVVVGVVVLSYLIIILSPGDPAVKWAGNPRGANATLAIELARRELGLQDPLYVQIPRFIVSVLTGNLGLSIYYKQPVFTVIASNLASTLELLIVTYLIAIPVGVLLGYLSAMHRGSRIDDFLQQLGVLLANTPTFWLGSALFLILVTHQIPSSGRVDYALAIETGFQPVTGLYLLDSLIQGNFRVFADVLVRLLPPALAVSVYPMGLMIRVVRTLVTDVLLEDYIRVSVALGVGKRRILWTFTLRAVLPGVIQLSGIAFAYSLVDAMVVESVVFGRPGLGRLLMDALNSSDFRIAIGLIVVVTAFYLVVNTLADAIQALADPRVRL from the coding sequence GTGCCCCTCAGCCTTAACTACCTGGTCAGGAGGGTCGTGTGGAGCCTGCTCGTAGTGGTTGGAGTGGTGGTCCTCTCATACCTGATAATCATACTCTCTCCAGGAGACCCGGCGGTCAAGTGGGCCGGCAACCCGAGGGGCGCGAACGCAACTCTAGCCATAGAGCTAGCTAGGAGGGAGCTCGGACTTCAGGACCCGCTCTACGTTCAGATACCACGCTTCATCGTGAGCGTCCTGACAGGCAACCTCGGTCTAAGCATATACTACAAACAACCCGTATTCACGGTCATAGCTTCCAACTTAGCCTCAACCCTCGAGCTTCTCATCGTGACCTACCTCATAGCCATACCTGTGGGCGTTCTGCTTGGTTACCTCTCAGCTATGCACAGAGGATCCAGGATAGATGACTTCCTACAGCAACTCGGCGTGCTGCTCGCAAACACCCCGACCTTCTGGCTTGGCTCCGCCCTCTTCCTGATACTAGTCACACACCAAATACCTTCGTCAGGGCGCGTCGACTACGCGCTCGCCATAGAGACAGGCTTCCAGCCCGTGACAGGTCTCTACCTCCTCGACAGCCTGATTCAAGGCAACTTCCGCGTCTTCGCAGACGTCCTCGTTAGGTTGTTGCCGCCAGCGCTGGCGGTCTCCGTCTACCCGATGGGTTTGATGATAAGGGTGGTGAGAACCCTCGTCACGGATGTTCTACTGGAGGACTACATAAGAGTTAGCGTTGCACTTGGGGTTGGGAAGAGACGCATTCTCTGGACGTTCACACTCAGGGCAGTCCTACCGGGCGTAATACAGCTCTCCGGAATCGCCTTCGCCTACAGCCTAGTGGATGCGATGGTTGTGGAGAGCGTTGTGTTCGGGAGACCCGGCCTAGGGAGGTTGCTTATGGACGCGCTGAACAGCAGCGACTTCAGGATAGCCATTGGGCTGATAGTGGTTGTCACGGCCTTCTACCTGGTAGTCAACACGCTGGCCGACGCGATTCAGGCCCTTGCTGATCCTAGGGTGAGGTTATGA
- a CDS encoding ABC transporter permease, translating to MSAAGSNSRRPEGPPGRPSHWRILVGRQVRSARFRVGLMVVITMLTLALLCDIVAPYPAEGAGVAPPDAVSKILLPPSTEHLFGTDGMGRDLFSRVVMGTRSALLQILVVVSVSLVMGLAVGVISAYFRGVVEMVITYLTELFMSIPAIVLALSFAITIGRGLTTVVLSLVVTWWSWYARIAYVYARSIVEMDYVTLSRLSGLNPLKIVWRHVVRNVYPPVAVQAITDMGSVLLEATAINFLSLGVPLNSPEWGVIMYEGKDVLVTAPWVTIFPGLFLLITALGFSLLGDSLREALDPRLRRRWRLWF from the coding sequence ATGAGCGCTGCAGGGAGTAACTCCCGACGTCCTGAGGGTCCTCCAGGGAGACCTAGCCACTGGAGGATCCTGGTTGGGAGGCAGGTTAGGAGTGCTAGGTTCAGAGTCGGGTTGATGGTGGTGATCACCATGCTCACTCTCGCACTCCTGTGTGACATCGTAGCTCCATACCCTGCGGAAGGGGCAGGCGTAGCCCCGCCGGACGCTGTAAGCAAGATCTTACTACCTCCGTCGACCGAGCACCTGTTCGGAACTGACGGGATGGGGAGGGACCTCTTCTCGAGGGTTGTCATGGGAACGCGGTCGGCGTTGCTGCAAATACTCGTAGTGGTTTCAGTTAGCTTGGTGATGGGGCTGGCTGTCGGGGTTATCTCAGCATACTTCAGAGGGGTGGTTGAGATGGTCATAACATACCTCACGGAGCTCTTCATGAGCATACCTGCTATAGTGCTCGCCCTGTCCTTCGCGATAACTATTGGCAGGGGGCTCACGACCGTTGTCTTAAGCCTTGTGGTGACTTGGTGGTCTTGGTATGCGCGGATAGCTTATGTTTACGCACGTAGCATCGTTGAGATGGATTACGTCACATTGTCCAGGCTCAGTGGGCTTAACCCCCTCAAGATAGTTTGGAGGCATGTGGTTAGGAACGTTTACCCGCCCGTGGCTGTCCAGGCGATAACTGACATGGGTAGCGTCCTCCTGGAGGCTACCGCCATAAACTTCCTCAGCCTGGGCGTCCCCCTCAACTCGCCTGAGTGGGGTGTGATCATGTACGAGGGTAAGGACGTTCTCGTGACCGCACCCTGGGTGACCATTTTCCCCGGCTTATTCCTTCTGATTACCGCACTGGGGTTCAGCCTGCTCGGGGACTCGCTCAGGGAAGCTCTAGACCCAAGGCTCAGGAGGAGGTGGAGGCTGTGGTTCTAG
- a CDS encoding ABC transporter substrate-binding protein translates to MSKRILFAVVILALVVGAGLYVMTRPPSDGGERLRVVVYAYNDVITGIDPSLEDDTGLVVLGVVYEPLLYYNPVTGEFRPALAVNWSSNEDGTEWVFRLRRGVVFHDGVKFNATAVKVSVERAMTIYRETGRGLGYVWDSVDEVEVVDEYTVRFKLNYPQRLDIMASACYAGYIFSPNVLKKSGATDYMDRKLEEWFNSGNAAGTGPYVLESYSPESEVRLRKFKEWWGWGEVSNPKAPDVVIIKVLTEPQAQYNGLLSGVVDIATSVPRANIPALISQGLRTYNLTTYHNYLMFFNVRRHPTSVESFRKAVAHAINLDEAVSVAMGGHALKGSGVLPHGFPGFVEGLTYEYNITKAREYLRESGVPTPARIQVLYQVDYEETRKLAELMQSRLKDLGIEVDLNPATWTQLKDIARSVWDDPEGVPHIIIADWWPTMASPYDYLYAMFHSESKEWNFAGYEDPEFDEMIEEAYELEGLDYQRAMQLYREAQQKIFDEAVALNLWDEVKLFIYGRRVYIPPGAMNPLYMYVIRFEKVSVEGT, encoded by the coding sequence ATGAGTAAGCGTATTTTGTTCGCTGTGGTCATTCTGGCTTTAGTTGTAGGTGCGGGACTGTACGTAATGACCAGACCCCCGAGTGATGGTGGGGAGAGGCTGAGGGTTGTCGTCTACGCTTACAATGACGTCATAACGGGTATTGACCCGAGTCTGGAGGACGATACGGGGCTGGTTGTTCTGGGCGTGGTTTACGAGCCCCTTCTGTACTATAACCCGGTGACCGGGGAGTTCAGACCTGCTTTAGCCGTGAACTGGAGTAGCAACGAGGATGGGACTGAGTGGGTGTTTAGACTGCGGAGGGGTGTAGTCTTCCACGACGGAGTCAAGTTCAACGCGACCGCGGTGAAGGTAAGTGTTGAGAGGGCGATGACCATATACCGTGAGACCGGGAGGGGCCTGGGGTATGTGTGGGATTCGGTGGATGAGGTTGAGGTGGTTGACGAATATACTGTGAGGTTCAAGCTCAACTACCCTCAGAGACTCGATATAATGGCTTCCGCCTGCTACGCCGGCTACATATTCTCCCCAAACGTCCTCAAGAAGAGTGGCGCCACGGACTACATGGACAGAAAGCTGGAGGAGTGGTTCAACTCAGGGAACGCTGCCGGAACAGGCCCTTACGTGCTGGAGTCCTACAGTCCTGAGTCTGAGGTGAGGTTGAGGAAGTTCAAGGAGTGGTGGGGGTGGGGTGAGGTCAGCAACCCCAAAGCACCGGACGTCGTAATCATCAAGGTTCTGACGGAGCCGCAGGCCCAGTACAACGGCCTCCTCTCGGGTGTGGTGGACATAGCTACGAGCGTCCCGAGAGCCAACATACCTGCACTGATATCCCAGGGCCTCAGAACCTACAACCTCACGACATACCACAACTACCTCATGTTCTTCAATGTGAGGAGGCACCCAACCAGCGTCGAATCCTTCAGGAAGGCCGTCGCCCACGCTATAAACCTGGATGAGGCGGTCAGCGTGGCCATGGGCGGGCACGCCCTGAAGGGTAGCGGGGTACTGCCCCACGGCTTCCCAGGTTTTGTCGAGGGCTTGACGTACGAGTACAACATAACTAAGGCTAGAGAGTACTTGAGGGAGTCAGGCGTTCCCACGCCTGCGAGGATACAGGTACTCTATCAAGTGGATTATGAGGAGACTCGCAAGCTAGCGGAGTTGATGCAGTCTAGGCTGAAGGACCTCGGCATAGAGGTGGATCTAAACCCAGCCACCTGGACTCAGCTTAAGGATATAGCGAGGTCTGTGTGGGATGACCCCGAGGGGGTGCCGCACATAATAATCGCAGACTGGTGGCCTACCATGGCGTCGCCGTACGATTACCTCTACGCGATGTTCCACAGCGAGTCTAAGGAGTGGAACTTCGCCGGCTATGAGGATCCGGAGTTCGACGAGATGATTGAGGAGGCCTACGAGCTTGAGGGACTTGACTACCAGCGTGCGATGCAACTCTACAGAGAGGCGCAGCAGAAGATATTCGACGAGGCCGTGGCGCTTAACCTGTGGGATGAGGTTAAGCTGTTCATATACGGCAGGCGCGTCTACATACCGCCGGGCGCTATGAACCCGCTCTACATGTACGTCATAAGGTTCGAGAAGGTTTCGGTAGAGGGGACGTAG
- a CDS encoding ABC transporter ATP-binding protein: MVLAVKATRLSIGYLDEDEKILWVVRNVSFEVSEGEIFCLVGESGCGKSTTGNAVAGILPPHAVVDGGLQILDRPVIQDGRMNYNGVRGRLVSYVPQNPGTGLNPYYTVEDQFYHVLNSLYGWDRRRTSEVARNYLTLVGLHPERVLDYYPHELSGGMQQRAAIALALSTGARVVVADEPTSSIDANLRLQLIKLLMDLRNSQKVTLFLITHDIISAGKICDTIAVMYAGKLVEVGRGSEVVTEPLHPYTSMLVDAAPVLGFKKPLRSVPGEPPRPGTEVEGCSFRLRCPWAFSRCVETPPSTNVFGKRIECWRYVE; encoded by the coding sequence GTGGTTCTAGCCGTTAAGGCGACCAGGTTGAGCATAGGCTATCTGGACGAGGACGAGAAGATACTGTGGGTTGTTAGGAACGTCTCGTTCGAGGTCTCTGAGGGCGAGATCTTCTGCTTAGTTGGGGAGAGCGGTTGCGGAAAGTCCACGACGGGCAACGCGGTAGCCGGGATACTCCCACCGCACGCCGTGGTGGACGGCGGGCTACAGATACTCGATCGCCCGGTGATTCAGGACGGTAGGATGAATTACAATGGGGTTAGGGGAAGGCTCGTCTCCTACGTCCCGCAGAACCCTGGAACAGGGCTTAACCCCTACTACACTGTAGAGGATCAGTTCTACCACGTCCTGAATAGCCTCTATGGGTGGGATAGGAGGAGGACGTCCGAAGTCGCCAGGAACTACCTGACGCTTGTAGGCCTCCATCCAGAGCGCGTCTTGGACTACTACCCTCATGAACTGAGTGGCGGGATGCAGCAGAGGGCGGCCATCGCGTTAGCACTGTCCACAGGGGCTAGAGTGGTCGTGGCGGACGAGCCTACTTCATCCATAGACGCTAACTTAAGACTTCAGCTGATAAAACTGCTCATGGATCTGAGGAACTCTCAGAAAGTCACCCTCTTCCTCATAACGCACGACATCATTAGCGCGGGGAAGATATGCGATACCATAGCGGTCATGTACGCGGGGAAGCTTGTTGAGGTCGGGAGGGGCTCCGAGGTAGTTACTGAGCCTCTACACCCCTACACCAGCATGCTCGTTGACGCTGCACCCGTGCTCGGCTTCAAGAAGCCCCTGAGATCCGTCCCCGGAGAGCCCCCTAGACCTGGGACTGAGGTCGAGGGCTGCTCATTCCGCCTCAGATGCCCCTGGGCTTTCAGCAGGTGTGTTGAGACACCACCCAGCACTAACGTATTCGGGAAGAGAATCGAATGCTGGAGGTACGTTGAATGA